A stretch of the Mycobacteroides immunogenum genome encodes the following:
- the gatA gene encoding Asp-tRNA(Asn)/Glu-tRNA(Gln) amidotransferase subunit GatA has product MTDLIRQDAASLAALIHSGEVSSVEVTRAHLDQIAGTDETYRAFLHVAGEQALAAAKNVDDAIAAGSVPSGLAGVPLALKDVFTTRDMPTTCGSKILENWVPPYDATVTARLREAGIPILGKTNMDEFAMGSSTENSAYGPTRNPWDIERVPGGSGGGSAAALAAFQAPLAIGTDTGGSIRQPAALTATVGVKPTYGTVSRYGLVACASSLDQGGPCARTVLDTALLHQVIAGHDPRDSTSVDEPVPDVVAAARAGASGDLKGVRVGVVSQLRGEGYQPGVMASFDAAVEQLTALGADVVEVSCPHFEYALPAYYLILPSEVSSNLARFDAMRYGMRVGDDGTHSAEEVMALTRAAGFGPEVKRRIMIGTYALSAGYYDAYYGRAQKVRTLIKRDLERAYEQVDVLVTPATPTTAFRLGEKVDDPLAMYQFDLCTLPLNLAGHCGMSVPSGLSADDGLPVGLQIMAPALADDRLYRVGAAYETARGALPTAL; this is encoded by the coding sequence GTGACCGACCTGATCAGGCAGGATGCCGCGTCGCTGGCAGCGCTGATCCACTCGGGCGAGGTGTCGTCCGTTGAGGTGACCCGTGCCCATCTGGACCAGATCGCCGGCACCGACGAGACCTACCGGGCCTTCCTGCACGTGGCAGGGGAGCAGGCGCTGGCCGCCGCGAAGAACGTCGACGACGCCATCGCGGCGGGCTCGGTGCCGTCTGGGCTCGCCGGCGTGCCGCTGGCGCTCAAGGATGTGTTCACCACCCGGGACATGCCCACCACGTGTGGATCCAAGATTCTGGAGAACTGGGTACCGCCCTACGACGCGACCGTGACGGCGCGGCTGCGCGAGGCGGGGATTCCGATCCTGGGCAAGACGAACATGGATGAGTTCGCGATGGGCTCGTCCACCGAGAACTCCGCCTATGGACCGACTCGCAACCCCTGGGACATCGAGCGGGTGCCGGGCGGCTCCGGCGGCGGTAGCGCCGCCGCACTGGCTGCCTTCCAGGCTCCGTTGGCCATCGGCACCGACACTGGTGGATCCATCCGTCAGCCCGCGGCGCTCACCGCGACGGTGGGAGTCAAGCCCACCTACGGCACCGTTTCCCGTTACGGGCTGGTGGCCTGTGCGTCGTCTCTGGATCAGGGCGGACCTTGTGCGCGTACGGTTTTGGATACCGCGCTGTTGCATCAGGTGATCGCCGGCCACGATCCGCGTGACTCCACGTCGGTCGATGAACCGGTGCCCGATGTGGTGGCAGCGGCCCGTGCCGGGGCATCCGGGGACCTCAAGGGTGTGCGTGTGGGCGTGGTCTCGCAGCTGCGCGGTGAGGGTTATCAGCCGGGCGTGATGGCGTCGTTCGACGCGGCCGTCGAGCAGCTGACCGCGCTGGGCGCCGATGTGGTTGAGGTGTCCTGTCCCCACTTCGAGTACGCACTCCCGGCCTACTACTTGATCCTGCCGTCGGAGGTGTCCTCGAACCTGGCCCGCTTCGATGCCATGCGCTACGGCATGCGGGTCGGGGATGACGGAACCCATAGCGCCGAGGAAGTCATGGCGCTTACCCGGGCGGCAGGCTTTGGTCCAGAGGTCAAGCGGCGCATCATGATCGGCACCTATGCGCTGTCCGCCGGGTACTACGACGCCTACTACGGCCGGGCCCAGAAGGTACGTACCTTGATCAAGCGCGATCTGGAGCGGGCCTACGAGCAGGTCGATGTGCTGGTCACCCCTGCGACTCCGACCACCGCATTCCGGTTGGGCGAGAAGGTCGATGATCCGCTGGCCATGTATCAGTTCGACCTGTGCACGCTGCCACTGAACCTGGCCGGGCACTGCGGAATGTCGGTGCCGTCCGGTCTTTCGGCCGACGACGGTCTCCCGGTGGGTCTGCAGATCATGGCTCCCGCCCTCGCCGACGACCGGCTGTACCGGGTGGGCGCGGCCTACGAGACCGCCCGTGGGGCATTGCCGACCGCGCTGTAG
- the gatC gene encoding Asp-tRNA(Asn)/Glu-tRNA(Gln) amidotransferase subunit GatC — MSAISRDEVAHLARLARLALTDAELDGYAGQLDAILGHVSQISAVSTDELDEVDATSSPLDAVNVTRPDVIAECLTPDEALAAAPRVAEGRFAVPQILGEEQ; from the coding sequence GTGAGCGCCATTTCCCGTGACGAGGTCGCGCACCTGGCCAGACTGGCCCGGCTCGCGTTGACCGACGCTGAGCTGGACGGATACGCCGGGCAACTCGATGCGATCCTCGGCCACGTCAGCCAGATCAGTGCCGTTTCCACCGATGAGCTTGACGAGGTCGATGCGACGAGTTCGCCGCTCGATGCGGTCAATGTCACACGGCCCGATGTGATCGCCGAGTGCCTCACTCCGGATGAGGCGCTGGCCGCCGCTCCGCGGGTGGCCGAGGGACGTTTTGCGGTGCCGCAGATTCTGGGGGAAGAACAGTGA
- a CDS encoding ACT domain-containing protein, with amino-acid sequence MPSYLLRLQLADRPGSLGSVAVALGTVGADILSLDVVERGPGYAIDDLVIDLPPGSMPDSLITAAEALNGVHVHSIRPHTGLLEAHRELELIDRVAAAAASARLEVLAQEAPHVLRANWCTVVRQDGTGFIRVAGSAGAPETQATSAPWLPLSRAQVLETSAEWVPQLWKDMDTTLAAAPLGSGDTAVVLGRPGGPEFRPSEVARLGYLAGIVATLVR; translated from the coding sequence GTGCCGTCATATCTGCTGCGCCTACAGCTCGCCGACCGCCCCGGCAGTCTTGGGTCGGTCGCCGTCGCGCTCGGCACGGTGGGGGCGGACATTTTGTCCCTCGACGTTGTCGAGCGCGGTCCGGGCTACGCCATCGATGACCTGGTCATCGACTTGCCGCCCGGCTCCATGCCCGACTCACTGATCACCGCCGCCGAGGCGCTGAACGGGGTGCACGTGCATTCGATCCGTCCGCACACTGGACTGCTGGAGGCGCACCGCGAGCTCGAGCTGATAGACAGAGTGGCTGCCGCCGCGGCCTCCGCCCGCCTGGAGGTTCTGGCGCAGGAAGCGCCCCATGTGCTGCGGGCGAACTGGTGCACCGTGGTGCGCCAAGACGGCACCGGATTCATTCGGGTGGCCGGCAGCGCGGGCGCCCCGGAAACCCAGGCCACCTCGGCCCCCTGGCTACCGCTGAGTCGCGCACAGGTTTTGGAAACCTCTGCCGAATGGGTGCCCCAACTGTGGAAAGACATGGACACCACGCTGGCCGCCGCGCCGCTGGGCTCGGGTGATACCGCCGTGGTACTGGGCCGCCCCGGCGGCCCGGAGTTCCGGCCCTCGGAGGTGGCTCGTCTGGGCTACCTGGCCGGCATCGTCGCTACCTTGGTGCGGTAG
- a CDS encoding glycosyltransferase family 39 protein, which yields MSRTRERLIFAAILLTITVVYLWDISQNGWSNAFYAAAVQSGSESWKAWFFGSFDPQNYVTVDKPAGGLWLMGLSARLFGFSSASMLIPQALLAIASAALIRAAVRRQAGPGAGLLAAALFALIPVVSVMFRHSNPDAPMVFGMVVAAYFTTRAIDSERSRGAAGWLALAGAGIGFAFLCKTLEGLLVAPALLLAYLVSAKWPWKTTLLHILGAGVALLASSGWWMAAVALTPAGSRPYVDNSTDNSEWTLAVGYNGLDRLLGGDSNGMGGGRGSGPGFSGTPGIFRLFQDTQADHIAWLLPTAFIALVLGLVIIGKAPQAAGWLGRLRAITTNPAGAGLVLWGTWMVSNYVILSYMAKQFHPYYTSAMAPAIAGSLAIGTVLLWRHRSELIGKLGLSALTLSATIMAFVLLRRIPTWLPWLRWVLLLGGLVMAVALALGALERGARLRYAIATLALVVSLGGSIAFTVANVTTPKVGGLSTSGPAIAKDDKFGGQPPEPLDPALAALIKDSGARWPVATTNTRTAAPIQLETNAPVMAIGGFSGRDNPITLQQFIDYTQDGTVQFYAESVKDKDKDKEQPQKDDEPKRVADEIQKWVENHFSSKDYGDLRVFDLSVPPKT from the coding sequence ATGAGCCGGACTCGGGAACGACTCATCTTCGCCGCCATTCTGCTGACAATCACCGTGGTGTACCTCTGGGACATCAGCCAGAACGGATGGTCCAATGCCTTCTACGCGGCCGCCGTCCAATCCGGCAGTGAGAGCTGGAAGGCATGGTTCTTCGGCAGCTTCGATCCGCAGAACTACGTGACCGTCGACAAGCCCGCAGGTGGACTGTGGCTGATGGGGTTGTCGGCCAGGCTCTTTGGCTTCTCCAGTGCCAGCATGCTGATTCCGCAGGCCCTCCTCGCGATCGCCAGCGCCGCCCTGATCCGCGCGGCGGTGCGCCGACAGGCCGGCCCCGGCGCGGGACTGCTCGCGGCGGCGCTGTTCGCCCTCATCCCGGTGGTCTCGGTGATGTTCCGGCACTCCAACCCCGACGCTCCGATGGTCTTCGGGATGGTGGTGGCCGCGTACTTCACCACCCGCGCCATCGACTCCGAGCGCTCGCGCGGTGCCGCCGGGTGGCTGGCACTGGCCGGCGCCGGTATCGGATTCGCATTCCTGTGCAAAACCCTCGAAGGGCTGCTGGTGGCTCCCGCGCTGCTGCTCGCCTACCTGGTCTCTGCCAAATGGCCTTGGAAGACAACGCTTCTGCACATCCTGGGCGCGGGCGTGGCCCTACTGGCCTCATCGGGATGGTGGATGGCCGCCGTCGCACTGACTCCCGCGGGCAGCCGCCCGTACGTCGACAACTCCACCGACAACAGCGAGTGGACACTGGCGGTCGGCTACAACGGCCTGGATCGTCTACTCGGCGGTGACTCCAACGGAATGGGCGGCGGCCGGGGCAGCGGCCCCGGATTCTCCGGCACTCCGGGCATCTTCCGGCTGTTCCAGGACACCCAGGCCGATCACATCGCGTGGCTCCTTCCCACCGCGTTCATCGCGCTGGTCCTGGGTCTCGTCATCATCGGCAAGGCGCCGCAGGCCGCGGGCTGGCTGGGCCGTCTGCGTGCGATCACCACCAATCCCGCAGGGGCAGGCCTGGTTTTGTGGGGCACCTGGATGGTGTCGAACTACGTGATCCTGAGCTACATGGCCAAGCAGTTCCATCCCTACTACACCTCGGCCATGGCTCCGGCCATCGCCGGTTCACTGGCGATCGGCACGGTGCTGCTGTGGCGGCATCGGTCCGAGCTGATCGGCAAGCTCGGACTGAGCGCACTGACACTCAGTGCCACCATCATGGCGTTTGTCCTGCTGCGGCGCATACCCACCTGGCTGCCCTGGCTGCGATGGGTACTGCTGCTCGGCGGCCTGGTGATGGCGGTGGCGCTGGCACTCGGTGCATTGGAACGCGGCGCCCGCCTGCGTTACGCCATTGCCACTCTGGCCCTTGTGGTTTCGCTGGGCGGATCGATCGCGTTCACCGTCGCGAACGTGACCACGCCGAAGGTCGGCGGACTGTCCACATCGGGGCCGGCGATCGCCAAGGATGACAAGTTCGGCGGACAGCCGCCCGAGCCTCTGGACCCGGCATTGGCCGCACTCATCAAGGATTCCGGCGCCAGGTGGCCAGTAGCGACTACCAACACCCGCACGGCCGCGCCCATTCAGTTGGAGACCAATGCGCCGGTGATGGCGATCGGTGGATTCTCCGGGCGCGACAACCCCATCACCCTGCAACAGTTCATCGACTACACGCAGGACGGCACCGTTCAGTTCTATGCCGAATCCGTCAAGGACAAAGACAAAGACAAAGAACAACCGCAGAAGGACGATGAACCCAAACGGGTGGCCGACGAAATCCAGAAATGGGTCGAGAACCACTTTTCGTCAAAGGATTACGGCGACCTACGGGTGTTCGACCTGTCGGTCCCGCCGAAAACCTAG
- a CDS encoding VanZ family protein — protein MWGTWERWGSVWIIALGALPVAVLLAVVCALWRKHTGWPPRWAWVSSFAEIGAVAGTVPWLWMILTPTGGTRRIQWMPLGDLISLRAADVATVIEQVGGNLLVFAAAGYLLPIRFRIGPWGIIGLAAAGSATVEFLQYVLAIGRVSSIDDVILNAAGAGLAALLSRPCWRRRPDSAPGP, from the coding sequence ATGTGGGGGACATGGGAGCGCTGGGGCTCGGTATGGATCATCGCGCTGGGTGCGTTGCCTGTCGCGGTGTTACTGGCCGTCGTATGCGCGTTGTGGCGCAAGCACACCGGATGGCCGCCGCGCTGGGCGTGGGTTTCCAGTTTCGCGGAGATCGGCGCTGTCGCCGGGACAGTGCCGTGGCTGTGGATGATTCTGACTCCCACCGGTGGGACGCGCAGGATCCAGTGGATGCCGCTGGGTGACCTGATCTCGCTGCGCGCGGCGGACGTGGCCACTGTCATTGAGCAGGTGGGCGGCAATCTCCTGGTATTCGCGGCGGCCGGCTACCTACTGCCCATCCGATTCCGGATCGGTCCCTGGGGCATCATCGGGCTCGCGGCGGCGGGCTCGGCAACGGTCGAGTTCTTGCAGTACGTGTTGGCCATCGGCCGGGTGTCCTCGATTGACGACGTGATTCTCAACGCCGCCGGTGCGGGTCTGGCCGCGTTGCTTTCCCGGCCGTGTTGGCGCAGGCGACCAGACTCCGCTCCCGGTCCCTAG
- the ligA gene encoding NAD-dependent DNA ligase LigA: protein MDPDVQRQWRELADEVRGHQFRYYVKDAPVVSDGEFDRLLKELEALEAQYPELQTPDSPTQLVGGAGFVTEFGSVDHLERMLSLDNAFSSEELTAWDARVRGDIGEEPEYLCELKIDGVALSLVYENGVLVRGATRGDGRSGEDVTLNARTIEDVPERLTESTKYPVPALLEVRGEVFFRLEDFEALNASLVEESKPPFANPRNSAAGSLRQKNPAITARRRLRMICHGLGRTEGFSPESLHDAYLALGEWGLPVSTHTTKVRGIAKVWERVNYWAEHRHDVEHEIDGLVVKVDTVALQRRLGTTSRAPRWAIAYKYPPEEATTELLDIRVSVGRTGRVTPFAYMTPVKVAGSTVSLATLHNASEVKRKGVLIGDTVVIRKAGDVIPEVLGPVADLRNGSEREFVMPTTCPECGTALAHEKEGDADIRCPNSRSCPAQLRERVFHVAGRGAFDIEALGYEAAIALLSAGVIDDEGDLFSLTADDLLRTDLFTTKNGSLSANGSRLLDNLDKAKQQPLWRVLVALSIRHVGPTAARALATEFGDLEAIEGASVEQLAAVEGVGATIAAAVVDWFTVDWHRAIVDKWRAAGVRTADERDDSIPRNLEGLSIVVTGSLPGFSRDEAKEAIIARGGKSASSVSKKTAFVVVGDSPGSKYDKAVELGLTILDEDGFRALLADGPPA, encoded by the coding sequence GTGGATCCTGACGTGCAGCGCCAGTGGCGCGAGCTTGCCGACGAGGTGCGTGGGCACCAGTTCCGCTACTACGTCAAGGACGCCCCGGTCGTTTCCGATGGCGAGTTCGATCGCCTCTTGAAGGAGCTTGAGGCGCTGGAAGCGCAGTATCCCGAGTTGCAGACCCCGGACTCACCCACGCAGCTGGTGGGTGGAGCGGGGTTTGTCACCGAATTCGGATCGGTTGACCACCTGGAGCGAATGCTGAGTCTGGACAACGCATTCAGCTCCGAGGAGTTGACAGCCTGGGATGCCCGGGTGCGTGGCGATATCGGTGAAGAGCCGGAGTACTTGTGTGAGCTGAAGATCGACGGTGTGGCGCTGTCGCTGGTCTACGAGAACGGTGTGCTGGTGCGGGGAGCCACCCGCGGAGACGGTCGCAGCGGTGAGGACGTCACCCTGAATGCCCGGACCATCGAGGATGTGCCGGAAAGGCTCACGGAATCAACAAAATACCCCGTACCCGCGCTCTTGGAGGTGCGTGGTGAGGTGTTCTTCCGGCTGGAGGATTTCGAGGCGCTGAACGCGTCGCTGGTTGAGGAGAGCAAGCCGCCGTTCGCCAACCCGCGCAACAGTGCCGCGGGCAGCCTGCGGCAGAAGAACCCGGCAATTACGGCCAGGCGACGGCTGCGGATGATCTGTCATGGACTGGGCCGCACCGAGGGTTTTTCGCCGGAGAGCCTTCATGACGCGTATTTGGCGTTGGGGGAGTGGGGGTTACCCGTCTCGACGCACACCACCAAGGTGCGCGGTATCGCGAAGGTGTGGGAACGCGTCAACTACTGGGCCGAGCATCGGCACGACGTGGAACACGAGATCGACGGCCTGGTGGTCAAGGTCGATACGGTCGCGCTGCAGCGCCGTCTCGGCACTACCTCGCGTGCGCCGCGCTGGGCCATCGCCTACAAGTATCCGCCCGAGGAGGCGACCACCGAGCTGCTCGATATCCGGGTGAGCGTGGGCCGCACCGGCCGGGTCACCCCGTTCGCGTACATGACCCCGGTCAAGGTGGCTGGGTCCACGGTCTCCTTGGCCACCCTGCACAACGCCTCCGAGGTCAAGCGCAAAGGCGTACTGATCGGTGACACCGTGGTGATCCGCAAGGCGGGCGACGTCATTCCTGAGGTGCTGGGGCCGGTCGCCGATCTGCGAAACGGTTCCGAGCGCGAATTCGTCATGCCCACAACATGTCCCGAATGCGGTACCGCGCTGGCTCACGAGAAGGAGGGCGACGCCGACATTCGTTGCCCCAATTCGCGTAGCTGCCCTGCTCAGTTGCGTGAACGGGTCTTCCATGTGGCGGGGCGCGGCGCCTTCGATATCGAGGCCCTCGGCTATGAGGCGGCGATCGCGTTGCTCTCGGCCGGCGTCATCGACGACGAAGGCGATCTGTTCAGTCTCACCGCCGATGACCTGCTACGCACCGATTTGTTCACCACCAAGAACGGATCGTTGTCCGCCAACGGAAGTCGGCTGCTGGACAACCTCGACAAGGCGAAACAACAGCCGCTGTGGCGAGTGCTGGTGGCGTTGTCGATCCGGCATGTCGGGCCCACTGCAGCCCGTGCCTTGGCCACCGAGTTCGGCGACCTGGAGGCCATCGAGGGCGCGTCCGTCGAACAGCTGGCCGCCGTCGAGGGCGTGGGAGCCACGATCGCTGCCGCGGTGGTGGATTGGTTCACCGTCGATTGGCACCGCGCCATCGTCGACAAGTGGCGCGCCGCGGGCGTGCGCACTGCCGACGAACGCGACGACTCCATACCGCGCAATCTCGAAGGCCTCTCCATCGTTGTAACCGGCTCGCTCCCCGGCTTTTCGCGTGATGAGGCCAAGGAGGCCATCATCGCCCGGGGCGGCAAGTCCGCGAGTTCGGTGTCCAAGAAGACGGCGTTCGTGGTCGTCGGAGATTCGCCGGGATCCAAGTACGACAAGGCGGTCGAACTTGGGCTGACCATCCTCGATGAGGACGGCTTCCGGGCCCTGCTGGCCGACGGGCCGCCCGCGTAG
- a CDS encoding MmcQ/YjbR family DNA-binding protein — protein MGTHPIMFTDDDPGLAELRELALALPEAVEQISWGRPVFKAGTTKAGKIFAMFGGNAKGDAKGAMVAYPYSVLVKVDESERPALLQDERFYYPAYMGPYGWLGLDFATAEVDWNEVAELLDASYRSIATKRLITLLDQPG, from the coding sequence ATGGGCACACACCCCATCATGTTCACGGATGACGATCCGGGCCTGGCCGAGCTACGCGAGCTGGCGCTCGCCCTGCCAGAGGCCGTCGAGCAGATCTCGTGGGGACGACCTGTTTTTAAGGCAGGCACCACCAAGGCGGGCAAGATCTTCGCGATGTTCGGCGGTAACGCCAAAGGTGACGCCAAGGGCGCGATGGTGGCCTACCCGTACTCGGTGCTGGTCAAGGTGGACGAATCCGAACGCCCCGCACTCTTGCAGGACGAACGTTTCTACTACCCGGCCTACATGGGCCCGTACGGCTGGCTGGGACTGGACTTCGCCACCGCCGAGGTGGACTGGAACGAGGTTGCCGAGCTTCTCGACGCGTCCTATCGCTCGATCGCCACGAAACGGCTGATCACACTGCTGGACCAGCCCGGATGA
- a CDS encoding Rv1815 family serine proteinase — MSVTSRFCAALAASALTAVAGASAAHADGPLVFPGMEIVQGTQLCTLGFVDPGARVGLTAGHCAMDTDGPVYDSAGELIGALVIAGSNLRDGDRIDGSKYVIDYEAIKFRNDVAINDILPNGIRLERGSGIEPYTGLPVCRNGVTTGEACGTVTNVNNGWFEIDGLPADHGDSGSAVYSITSPGHGAIVGIARGTTRSVDTGVVQTTAVSWSTILNQLREDLEKSPDIGPSPGDSPAPTPLPAPEDTRFA, encoded by the coding sequence TTGTCTGTTACTAGCCGATTCTGCGCTGCCCTGGCCGCCTCGGCCCTCACTGCCGTCGCCGGGGCGTCTGCCGCCCATGCCGACGGTCCCCTCGTCTTTCCCGGTATGGAGATTGTTCAGGGGACACAGCTGTGCACACTCGGCTTCGTCGATCCCGGTGCACGGGTGGGCCTCACCGCGGGCCATTGCGCCATGGATACCGATGGCCCGGTATACGACTCCGCCGGCGAACTGATCGGGGCTCTGGTCATCGCCGGCTCCAACCTGCGCGACGGGGACCGGATCGACGGCAGTAAATATGTGATCGACTATGAGGCCATCAAGTTCCGGAATGACGTGGCGATCAACGACATACTGCCCAATGGGATTCGGCTTGAGCGCGGCAGCGGGATCGAGCCGTATACCGGCTTGCCCGTCTGCCGCAACGGTGTCACCACCGGTGAGGCGTGCGGCACCGTCACCAATGTGAACAATGGCTGGTTCGAGATCGACGGCCTACCCGCCGACCACGGTGACTCGGGCAGCGCCGTGTACTCGATCACCTCACCCGGGCACGGAGCCATCGTCGGAATCGCCCGCGGAACCACCCGCAGCGTGGACACCGGCGTGGTGCAAACCACCGCGGTTTCCTGGTCGACCATCCTCAATCAACTGCGGGAAGACCTCGAAAAATCGCCCGACATTGGCCCGTCACCTGGGGATTCACCAGCTCCAACACCACTTCCTGCACCAGAGGACACCCGGTTCGCATAG
- a CDS encoding Rv1815 family serine proteinase, with the protein MTSVGEEGRRTGPWGRLTAHAAAVTALAVLGLANPIAAHADPLIYPGMEIIQRPPGKESLSCTLGFVDPAARVGVTAGHCGGNGPVFTNDGVRIGQLAVAQSNIKAEGPLARDDYRIDYEGIAFDDGVPINNVLPNGLRLGVDPAVVPRDGLPVCRVGITTGEACGAIAGFGNGWFLVDGLPADHGDSGSAVYTVTSPGNAAIVGIVSARFTANQTRRESTVALSWPTVQQQIRDDIAAARRPGESSAAGPVASNPQAPPPPVAINPQAPAMVLPPAPSDDRPTGPARMVVP; encoded by the coding sequence TTGACCAGTGTCGGCGAAGAGGGTCGACGAACCGGCCCCTGGGGACGGTTGACGGCGCATGCCGCTGCCGTCACCGCACTGGCCGTTCTCGGCCTTGCCAACCCGATTGCCGCACATGCCGACCCACTGATCTACCCGGGTATGGAAATCATCCAGCGCCCGCCCGGCAAGGAATCGCTGAGCTGCACGCTCGGTTTCGTGGATCCCGCTGCCCGCGTTGGAGTCACCGCGGGCCACTGCGGCGGCAACGGCCCGGTGTTCACCAACGACGGTGTCCGTATCGGACAGCTCGCCGTCGCGCAGTCCAACATCAAGGCCGAGGGTCCGCTGGCACGGGACGACTACCGGATCGACTATGAGGGCATCGCCTTCGACGACGGCGTGCCGATCAACAACGTGCTGCCCAACGGGCTACGCCTCGGAGTCGATCCCGCCGTCGTGCCCCGGGATGGCCTCCCGGTGTGCCGGGTGGGAATCACCACCGGAGAGGCGTGCGGGGCGATCGCGGGATTCGGCAACGGCTGGTTTCTCGTCGATGGCCTGCCGGCCGATCACGGCGACTCCGGAAGCGCCGTGTACACCGTCACCTCACCCGGCAACGCGGCCATCGTGGGAATCGTGAGTGCGCGTTTCACCGCCAACCAGACCCGCAGGGAATCCACCGTGGCGCTGTCCTGGCCGACGGTGCAGCAGCAGATCCGAGACGATATCGCGGCAGCGCGCCGACCCGGCGAGAGCAGCGCCGCCGGCCCGGTGGCGAGCAATCCACAAGCACCGCCGCCGCCGGTGGCGATAAACCCGCAGGCGCCAGCCATGGTGCTGCCTCCGGCACCTTCTGATGACCGGCCCACCGGTCCCGCAAGAATGGTCGTCCCCTAA
- a CDS encoding Rv1815 family serine proteinase, giving the protein MRPFLWITTIVAVLCVLPAVNPARTHADPPLVFPGMLIYQGSLSCTLGYVDPGLRVGITAGHCFNGDGIIRNGDGAAVGHKVLAHDNRPPEGPVYENEYTIDYEAIAIDDGLPLNDLLANGQRLERDDTVAPEVGMPVCRTGHTTGDACGSVTRLGNGWFRFNGPVIAKGDSGGPVYTRVGDRTVLVGIIRGFMTSQSGDDVQSWAMSWPSVIKQLREDRKGLLPG; this is encoded by the coding sequence ATGCGCCCGTTCTTGTGGATAACCACCATCGTTGCGGTGCTGTGCGTGCTTCCGGCCGTGAATCCGGCGCGCACGCACGCGGACCCGCCGCTCGTGTTCCCTGGCATGCTGATCTACCAGGGCTCGCTGAGCTGCACACTCGGCTACGTCGACCCCGGACTTCGCGTGGGTATCACCGCCGGACACTGCTTCAACGGCGACGGCATCATCCGCAACGGTGACGGCGCTGCCGTGGGGCACAAGGTGCTGGCGCATGACAATCGTCCCCCCGAGGGCCCGGTGTACGAGAACGAGTACACGATCGACTACGAAGCCATCGCGATAGACGACGGATTGCCGCTGAACGATCTGCTGGCCAATGGTCAGCGACTCGAACGCGATGACACGGTGGCCCCCGAGGTTGGTATGCCCGTTTGCCGTACCGGACACACCACGGGTGACGCCTGTGGCTCGGTGACGCGACTTGGCAACGGCTGGTTCAGGTTCAACGGCCCGGTGATCGCCAAGGGCGATTCCGGTGGCCCGGTGTACACCCGCGTGGGCGACCGCACCGTACTGGTCGGCATCATCCGTGGATTCATGACGAGTCAGTCCGGTGATGATGTGCAATCCTGGGCGATGTCCTGGCCGTCCGTGATCAAACAGCTGCGCGAGGACCGCAAGGGTCTGCTGCCCGGATGA
- a CDS encoding crotonase/enoyl-CoA hydratase family protein, producing the protein MADSLHASGSSASAWKAFTVETTGHIAQVTLIGPGKGNAMGPDFWRELPLIFAELDADPQVRAVVLAATGPHFSYGLDLPAMAGTFMPLMADKALAKPRTDFLDEIRRLQASVTAVADCRKPVIAAIQGWCIGGGVDLIAAADIRYASSDAKFSVREAKVAIVADIGSLHRLPPIIGDGHLRELAFTGKDIDAARAEKIGLVNDVFDTPEATLAAAHATAAEIAANPPLVVQGVKDVLGRERENVVADGLKYVSTWNAAFLPSEDLQEAIGAVFEKREPDFKGR; encoded by the coding sequence ATGGCTGATTCTCTTCACGCAAGCGGCTCATCGGCATCCGCCTGGAAGGCCTTTACTGTCGAGACCACCGGGCACATCGCACAGGTCACCCTCATCGGGCCCGGCAAGGGCAACGCGATGGGCCCCGACTTCTGGCGCGAGCTACCGCTGATCTTCGCCGAGCTCGACGCCGACCCGCAGGTGCGTGCGGTCGTGCTGGCCGCCACCGGCCCGCACTTCAGCTACGGATTGGACTTGCCCGCCATGGCAGGCACCTTCATGCCGCTGATGGCCGATAAGGCGCTGGCCAAGCCGCGCACCGACTTCCTCGACGAGATTCGCCGCCTACAGGCCTCGGTGACCGCCGTCGCCGACTGCCGCAAACCGGTGATCGCCGCGATCCAGGGCTGGTGCATCGGCGGCGGTGTCGATCTCATCGCAGCCGCCGACATCCGGTACGCCAGCTCAGACGCCAAGTTCAGCGTGCGCGAGGCCAAGGTGGCAATCGTCGCCGATATCGGCTCACTGCACCGACTTCCACCGATCATCGGCGACGGTCACCTGCGTGAACTGGCGTTCACCGGCAAGGACATCGATGCCGCCCGGGCCGAGAAGATCGGACTCGTCAACGACGTCTTCGACACCCCCGAGGCGACACTGGCCGCCGCGCACGCCACCGCCGCCGAGATCGCGGCGAACCCCCCGCTGGTGGTGCAGGGTGTCAAGGACGTCTTGGGCCGCGAGCGCGAGAACGTCGTCGCCGACGGCCTCAAGTACGTCTCGACCTGGAACGCCGCCTTCCTGCCGTCGGAGGACCTACAGGAAGCCATCGGCGCGGTCTTCGAGAAGCGGGAGCCGGACTTCAAGGGCCGCTAG